In Excalfactoria chinensis isolate bCotChi1 chromosome 3, bCotChi1.hap2, whole genome shotgun sequence, one DNA window encodes the following:
- the SRSF7 gene encoding serine/arginine-rich splicing factor 7, producing the protein MSRYGRYGGETKVYVGNLGTGAGKGELERAFSYYGPLRTVWIARNPPGFAFVEFEDPRDAEDAVRGLDGKVICGSRVRVEVSTGMPRRSRYDRPPARRPFDPNDRCYECGEKGHYAYDCHRYSRRRRSRSRSRSRSRSRGRRYSRSRSRSRGRRSRSASYRRSRSVSPRRSRSVSPRRSRSGSLKRSRSRSRSRSRSRSVTWPRSRSRSHGRSKSGTPAKSRSKSRSPSPKRSRSPSGSPQRSASPERMD; encoded by the exons ATGTCGCGTTACGGCCGCTATGGAGGCG AGACCAAGGTGTACGTGGGGAACCTGGGCACGGGCGCGGGCAAAGGCGAGCTGGAGAGAGCCTTCAGCTACTATGGGCCGCTGAGAACCGTGTGGATCGCCAGGAACCCGCCGGGGTTCGCCTTCGTGGAGTTCGAAGACCCGAGGGATGCCGAAGACGCTGTCCGTGGACTCGATGGGAA GGTGATCTGTGGCTCCAGGGTGCGAGTGGAAGTGTCGACGGGCATGCCCCGGCGCTCCCGTTACGACAGGCCTCCTGCGCGGCGCCCCTTTGACCCCAACGACAGATGCTATGAGTGTGGTGAGAAAGGCCACTATGCCTACGACTGCCACCGCTACAGCCGCCGGAGGAGGAGCAG GTCCCGGTCTCGATCCCGCTCCAGGTCCCGAGGGAGGAGATATTCTCGCTCACGCAGTCGTAGTCGTGGTAGGAG GTCCAGATCTGCTTCCTATCGTAGGTCACGGTCGGTTTCACCTCGTAGGTCTAGGTCTGTGTCTCCACGCCGGTCCCGCTCAGGTTCCTTGAAGAGATCAAG gtcGAGATCAAGATCAAGGTCGAGATCCAGATCTGTTACATGGCCCCGAAGCAG GTCTAGGTCTCACGGCAGATCTAAATCTGGCACGCCGGCTAAGAG tcGGTCAAAGTCCCGATCACCGTCTCCAAAGAGAAG tcgTTCGCCATCAGGAAGCCCTCAAAGAAGCGCAAGCCCTGAAAGAATGGATTAA